The stretch of DNA TCATTCAGCAGCTTCTTTTAATCAGGATATTGGAAATTGGGATGTAAGTAAGGTAACTAATATGTTGGCTATGTTCCTTGGAGCAAATTCTTTTAATCAAGATATTGGGAATTGGGATACCAGTAATGTGACTAATATGTCGACTATGTTCATTGGAGCAACTTCTTTTAATCAAGATATTGGGGATTGGGATACCAGTAATGTGACTAATATGGGACATATGTTCCATAATGCCACTTCTTTTAATCAGGATATTGGGGATTGGGATGTAAGCAATGTCACTGATATGAGTAATATGTTTAATTCTGTTACCCTTTCTACGGCTAATTACGATGCCTTGCTCACGGGCTGGGGCGCTCAAGATTTAAAGGCAAATGTAATATTTGGTGGAGGTAACAGTACCTTTTGCGATGCAAAACAAGTAAGACAGGATATCATCGACAACAAGAACTGGACTATTACGGACGGTGGGGAAAATTGCCCGCCCGAATCTCATTTTGTAAGCACATGGACAACAACGGGCTCGAACGAGTCCATTACCGTTCCTGTTGCGCCCGGAACAGCCTATGACTATGACGTAGACTGGGACAACGATGGTACCTTTGATGTTTTTGGGCTCACTACTAATGCAACCCACAATTACCCAGTCCCGGGAAATCATACCATTCGAATTAAAGGGCAATTCCCAAGGATCTATTTCAACAACTCGGGGGACAAGGACAAGATTATCTCGGTGGACCAATGGGGGACGGGAGTATGGGCCTCTATGGATAATGCTTTTTATGGGTGCGCCAACCTTGCGGGACAGGCATCGGATGCCCCGGATCTTTCTAATGTCACTAGTATGATACGTATGTTCTTAGGAGCCACTTCTTTTAATCAGGATATCGGGAATTGGGATGTAAATAAGGTAAATAATATGTGGGGTATGTTCCTTAGTGCCACTTCTTTCAATCAGGATATTGGGGATTGGGATACAAGTAGGGTAATTAGTATGGGAAGTATGTTTCATTCAGCAGCTTCTTTTAATCAGGATATTGGAAATTGGGATGTAAGTAAGGTAACTAATATGTTGGCTATGTTCCTTGGAGCAAATTCTTTTAATCAAGATATTGGGAATTGGGATACCAGTAATGTGACTAATATGTCGACTATGTTCATTGGAGCAACTTCTTTTAATCAAGATATTGGGGATTGGGATACCAGTAATGTGACTAATATGGGACATATGTTCCATAATGCCACTTCTTTTAATCAGGATATTGGGGATTGGGATGTAAGCAATGTCACTGATATGAGTAATATGTTTAATTCTGTTACCCTTTCTACGGCTAATTACGATGCCTTGCTCACGGGCTGGGGCGCTCAAGATTTAAAGGCAAATGTAATATTTGGTGGAGGTAACAGTACCTTTTGCGATGCAAAACAAGTAAGACAGGATATCATCGACAACAAGAACTGGACTATTACGGACGGTGGGGAAAACTGCCCGCCAGAGATTGTGCTTAATGGAAATGCTACAATATCGATAGAACAAGGCACCACTTATACGGAGTCAGGTGCCACGGCAAGTGACGATATCGATGGCGACATCAGTGCCAACATTGTAATAGATGATAGTGAGGTTAATGTGAATGTGGTAGGTAATTATACAGTACGTTATAATGTTAGTGATGCTGCAGGAAATCCTGCGACAGAAGTAACTCGAACGATAACTATCACTTCTCCAGATGTTACCGACAAACCAGCTATTAGTTTAAAAGCACCTAACCTGCAAGATATAGAAGTAATACAAGAGGTAGGGTTTAATGACCCGGAAGAGCTTGAGCTTGGTATAAATGAGCTTTCATTATACCCTAACCCAGTTTCTGTAATCGATACAGATATTTATTTTACTATGCCAAGTAACGTACAGCAATTATCGGTAACTATATATGATGTTACAGGTAAACGTGTTGCAAACTACGGAGACCTACCTGTAAAAAAAGGGACGAATAGTATAAGTAAACCTCAGGTGGATGAAGGTTTGTATTTTTTTAAATTTTCATTTAATAACGGAAAACAATACATAACAAAAGGTTTAATTATTCAATAATAACCAGAGCACTGACCAGTATGACAAGAAAATAAGTTTAGTTTAATCTAAAAATTCTCCGACCCTTGGGTCGGGCCTGCCTGCTGGCAAAGGTAGGGTTTCCTATTAACCTCTCCCTTGGAGAGGTCAGAATTGCTTTTTTGACAATTCTGGGTGAGGTAAAATACAGAATTTCGATTTTTGACCTTGAGATCAAAACCTTGTGGACAAATTGATTGGGTATGAAACCAGCGAAATACCCCTGTGAATCTGCCCTGAGGGTAGTTGGTTTCAAAAAATTCTTTAATAAAGAATTTTTTGAAACCAACTACCCCTACTTTGCCAGTAGCTAGTGTACCCACAAAAATTAATGCATGGACATACTTAAAAATAATACTATATAAAAGGTATATACGAATTTTCCTGTCTGTTAGCGGATTTTAAACCTGACTGTATGGGCTTGAGACAGACTGAAAGTCTAATTCGTATTTATGTCGGGCATAGAAATCTCGACCTTATTGAGATTCTATTCGTGCAAATTTGTGCTATTCGTAGCTTAATTATCGTTTAATACTTTGAGTTTAATTAGCAGTCGAAATCTTAAATGGTTTAGCTTTCTTCTTCTTTTTATTATTCATAACTACAGTTATTACCTAATTATTATCACTTATTGTTTTTGATATTGTTTCTTTATATACTTATTTATTTTAGCACTTTCATCCTTCTTGAACTGAGGAATTAATTTCATGAAAGTTATTTTTTATTAATCTAAAAGGATGGATATTATAGTTAAGGGGAAAGATGAGCCAGATTGGCTCATCTTTATTTTACATTCCAAATCTTCTGCAACTTTATCTATGCCATAAGACGCTCCGCATCCACTTGTTAATAGTCGAGAATTAATAATATTTTGCGTCTTCATATAAATGTTAAATAGTTTAGCTTTCCTCTTCCTTTTATTATTTATAACCACAGTTATTGCTTAATTATTATCACTTATTGTTTTTGATATTGTATTGTTTATTCTGTTAGTTATTTTTAAAATGGTTAGGATCTGTACATTTTAGTTGTTTGTAGGTATTCAACTGTGTACAGGTATAGATTATATTTGGAATAAAGACGAACTTAGGTTCGTCTTTATTATTACTCTTTATATGATTAAACTGACCAATACTTGTGTTATTAATTTCTTATGTGACTGATTACTCTAATTTTAGATTAATTATATTTTCGCATCTTACAACTCCTCCTGATTATATAATTAATAGGTTTTTAACTTTAAAACTTATTATTGAAACTCTTACAATAATTAACACTACTGAAAAGAAAAAAGTTAAAATGGTTATATGGATGGTTTGTTCACATTACGTATACATAAGCACTTTTATCATCATTTACACTGCTCACTTTACCCCCCTATCTAGTAAAGACACTCTTAAGCCCTATAAGCAGGCTTTTTAACAGTAAAAAGTTTATCATCGTAAATATTATTTAATAAATGTTGGTATCTATTGATTTTGCACTTTTCTTAAAATCTGTATCTACTTACTACCGCATCAAATATGGTACAAAAACATACAAAAACAACACCAATCATATGGACAGAAATCCAAATAATAATCTCGGATACATAAAGTAACTCAGCTGTAGTAATAAGCTTTTTTTAATAAAAATGATACAAATTTGGTACAATTAGAATCCAAAACAATTAAACAAGAACAGATTAAAAACAAGATTTGTTTGCCTTTATTAACATGAATGCACAAACTATATCTTTGAAATGAGAACAGTCTATTGATTTATTTTCAACTATAATATTTATGTTTAATTTAATCTCTTGTATATTTATCAAAAACATTAATCACAGGCATTATGTTTCCCTCTGGGTCAAAAAATGTTCTCGATTCAAAACCTCTATTTGGTGCTGCAGGTTCCCACCAAAACACACCTTTCCCTCTGCCATTTGGAACATTTAAAATGATATCATTTACTGCTTCCAAAAATGCTTTTTGACCTTCAGGCGATTCAGAAAAAGGAGCATTTTTATTTATATATTCTTTAGGCCTGTAGTTATATGCTGCCTCTACAACAATGACATCTTTATCATATTCGTTTGAAGCAAAATGTAAACATTCTCGCAAGTCTAATAAGCTACCATGCCACCATGGATAATAGGACTGTCCAATAACATCATATTCAATACTATAGTCTTTAATCTTATCGTAAAAGTATTTTGTAAAAGCTTTATCTCCACCTTTATCAATATGAATCATAATTTTTGGGCAAGGGTTGTTGCCACAACTGGCCTTAACACCATTTATACCAGCTTGCAATAAAGCTGCAAAATTATTCCAATTATCTGGCAACTTCCCAGTAGGCCATAGCATCCCATTACTAATTTCATTTCCTACCTGTACCATGTCTGGATATACATTTTCTTTCCTGAATTCAACCATTGTAGAACGCGTATATTCATAAATTATTTGTTCTAATTCGGCAGGTGATTTTCCTTCCCATGCTTTTGGCAAAAATTGTTTCCCAGGATCTGCCCAGGTATCAGAATAATGATAGTCCAATAAAAATTTAAAGCCTTTACTTTTTGCTTCTTTTGCCAAAGCAATAGTATACTCTAGATTATTGGGTAGTTTATATGTCTCATCTAATTCCGGACTATGAAATAATCTTAAACGGATCCAATTATACCCGTGATCTTTGAATATTTCAATACATTGCTTTGGTTTTCCATTTTCTTTAAAAACGAATCCTTCATCTTCAGCATCTTTCACAAAAGACAAGTCAGCTCCTATAGCATAGTTTTGAGCATATGACGATTGAATTAACGCTAGAAAAAAAATAATTCTAAGAGCACTATTTTTTATAGTTAGATAACTTACTGATTTAATCATTTTTTTATTTTTATTATTATACTATCTATCTTCAATTCTTTAGAAAAGGCCGTTATTTTTATAGCCTCTGACGTACTTCCAACCATTAATAAAATGCTTGCTATACCTGCTTCAGAAACAACAGGGTTATCCCCTATTAGCTTTGCATTTCCTTCAACTTCGAAGGTGATTTTGTTTTTTGCTGAAGGTACATAATTTCCATTTTTGTCAACTATTTTCGCATATACAAAAGCTACGTCATTGTTATTGGCTTGCAGTGGTTTATTAGATTCATCAAAGCTAATTTCTATCTTAGAAGGTTTTCCTGGTGTAACTCTAGAGGATTCAGTAATTAGCTGCCCGTTTACATACCCTTTAGCTGTTAGTGTGCCTCTTTCATATTTTACATCTTTAAAGGTGAAAGGAGGGTGCTTTAAATTAGTCGAATTTCTATCAGTATCTGGCAGTTGCTTGCCTACCAGTTTATTATTCAACCAAAGTTCAATTTCATCACAATTACTATAGATTTTTACATTATTATAGTTGGGGTCATTCCAATAATTTGCAATAAATAATACTGGGTTTTCAATATTTAGTGCTTGCTGACTACTATAAAAGTAATAGGCAAATTTTGGTAATCTAAAAATATCCATTACGCCTGAACTTTCAATGTCTGGCGCATAGCCTCTATTATAATCAAACATTAACCAATTAGCATCTCCTGCTGCCAAATTATATAAATTATCGTTATGAGATTCCTGATAATTAAGTGCTTGTTGTCCTAACCGTTTTTGGCTATCTCCTCTTAACTGTCGTGAGGTACGCTCTTCTTCCTTTAAGTTCTTATATTCGGCCTGATTAAATCCGGCATTTTGTGCATAATATTCCCAATCTCCATATTCCGCAATAAATAATGGCTTATCTTCTGAGTATTCTTTCCAATATTGTGGTGCTTTAGCGTGTTGCCTTGCAGGGATGAACACGTCGTATGCATAATCCATCCAACCACAGGTATATACTTGTTCCCCCGGAAGTTCTTCATGAACAATAGCATGGGCTTTATCCATAAAGACTTTGGTCATTCCAGACTCATTTAAAGAAGCTTCCCAAAGTATTACTGAGGGATGGTTTCGATCCCGGCGAACCAATTGACGGATGTCTTCATAACAATTTTCCTGAAAAGGTTGATCACCAAAAAATTGCCAACCAGATATGGCATCCATTAGTAAAAGCCCTAATTCATCACAGGCATTCATAAATGATTCTGATTGAGGGTAATGTGATAATCGTACAAAATTAAAGCCAGCTTGTTTTATTTTATAAGCATCTCTGTATTGCGCATTATCCGATAAAGCATAACCAATATATGGGTATTCTTGATGTCTGTTGGTGCCTCTTAAATTGTATTTTTCTCCGTTTAAGTAAAAGCCGTTTTTATCAAATTTTATAGAACGAATTCCAAAAGCGGTTTCCGCTTCATCTATAATAGAATTATTTTTTATTAATTCTACTTTTACAGTATATAAATTGGGGGATTCTGGCGACCATAAATTGGGTTTTTCTACATTTATTTCTTTATTGAAGGAGACCGTATTTAAAGAAGTAACTTTTTTTTGTTGACTTAAAGATGATGCTATTAGTGTTTTTGAAGCATCATAGATTGAAATGTTTACGCCTATTGAAGTTTCTGACTTTGATTCATTTATAACATCTGTTTGTACTTTAAGAAGCGCTTTTTCTTTGTTAGATTTTAAAGTTTGAACAAAAATACCACCTCCAGCAACTATGTTAGTTTGGATGGGGTTTGTTATGTGAATCTTATCTTTTATTATCAGCTTAACGTTACGATAGATGCCACTATACCAATTAAAATCTAGTCCTGCCATAGGCTTTCCTGGTGGTACCTGCGGATTATCTTCATTATTTAATCTAATGGCTATGACATTTTCTTTATCAAAATAAATCTTGTCTGAAAGATTAACATAAAAAGGTAAATACCCGCCCTTATGGTGGAAGATCTTTTTTCCATTTAGCCAAATGTCTGCTATCTGCATAGCGCCTTCAAAATACAAGGCTATGTGTTTTCCTTTGTTTTCTGGCTGTATTTTAAACGTCTTTCTGTACCAACAGTTCCCTTGCCACTGCTGTTCGGTTATTATTAAAGGTTCTATATTGGCTGTATGAGGTAGTGATACATTTTGCCATTTGATGCTATCTATTTGGCTTGTATAAAATTTAGTATCGACGATAGTTTTTTGTTTAGTAAACTCCCAATCTTGATTGAAACTTATTGTTAACCTCTTAAAATAAAAATCCTTTTTAGAACAGCATAAAAACAACATTGCTCCAAGAAATAAAAGGGTTTTAAAATATGGCTTATGGTTAAAACGATTCATTTTTATTTAAATTTTAAGCTATTATTTTAATAAATACCTATTTTTTAATTAAAGTTTAACGAACTTCGTTTGCTTTACTTTGATTCCTGAATTAACAGATAAAATATACATCCCTGAGGGTAAATTTGATACATCTATTGAATTGGTGTTCGCTTTGTAAATAGAATAAACAGACTCCCCTAAGAGGTTAATTAATGTTATAGTTTCTATTTTATCATTTGATTTTTGAATCGTGATATGCTTTGTAGCAGGATTAGGATAAACTCTTAATTGATTTATTTGATTCTCTTTTACGCTTAAAGTGCCTTCTGCTACTAAAGTCATAGCTGGATAATCTCCTGCCAGCCATCCTGCCCAACCTTCTGCATTAAGTTCAACTTTTAATTCATAGTATTGCCCCCCGGTTAAATCTGCACTAGGTGTAGTGCTCGAAGGGATAGTAATAACTGATGATGTAGCTACGTCAGTTCCACTAGTACCGACAGGATTAACAAATGCTTCTACTATAGTCGCAGCCCAGTTTCCATCAGAATTTTTTAATTCTAACGCTATATAAATAATATCGTTAACATTTGTTGTTGAGTATTCTATATTAACTATAAAATCGCTGTTTACTTCTGCTGGATTGGTATTTAGGGATGTAACTGCTACTGATTGAGCCATCAAACTGCTTATTGATATTATACTCAATGTTAAGGCTAGTAATGTTTTTTTCATGATTTAAATTTTTAGTGTTAATTATTATTTAGTTCAGCTATTCTTCATTTTAAGAAACATGGAGGTTATTTATTTTACATATACTATATGCTAAGCCCTTATTTTTTTTACCATACGGTTTGTAATGGATTGGTTTTAAACTCTGAAATTCTCTCAAGGGAAGCTTTTATAAGCGCTAAAATTGTTTTAGCTGGTATTATTAGAAAGAGCTATTAAAAGCCCTTTCTAATAAATGCAATCAATCACTTCAGTATTTAATTTATTCTAAGGTTATGGTCTTATCATTGCCATTGATGGTAAGTGTATAAAGGCCTGTTGTACCATTAAATAAAAAATTCTTATCAGCAGCATCTTGCTCAGAAAAATTAGTATCTATAGTATAGCCTTCACCTGCATAAAAGGCGTAGTTATTATTGGTATCCCAAGTGTCAAAAGTTTGGAA from Flavivirga spongiicola encodes:
- a CDS encoding glycoside hydrolase family 53 protein — its product is MIKSVSYLTIKNSALRIIFFLALIQSSYAQNYAIGADLSFVKDAEDEGFVFKENGKPKQCIEIFKDHGYNWIRLRLFHSPELDETYKLPNNLEYTIALAKEAKSKGFKFLLDYHYSDTWADPGKQFLPKAWEGKSPAELEQIIYEYTRSTMVEFRKENVYPDMVQVGNEISNGMLWPTGKLPDNWNNFAALLQAGINGVKASCGNNPCPKIMIHIDKGGDKAFTKYFYDKIKDYSIEYDVIGQSYYPWWHGSLLDLRECLHFASNEYDKDVIVVEAAYNYRPKEYINKNAPFSESPEGQKAFLEAVNDIILNVPNGRGKGVFWWEPAAPNRGFESRTFFDPEGNIMPVINVFDKYTRD
- a CDS encoding glycoside hydrolase family 2 protein; amino-acid sequence: MNRFNHKPYFKTLLFLGAMLFLCCSKKDFYFKRLTISFNQDWEFTKQKTIVDTKFYTSQIDSIKWQNVSLPHTANIEPLIITEQQWQGNCWYRKTFKIQPENKGKHIALYFEGAMQIADIWLNGKKIFHHKGGYLPFYVNLSDKIYFDKENVIAIRLNNEDNPQVPPGKPMAGLDFNWYSGIYRNVKLIIKDKIHITNPIQTNIVAGGGIFVQTLKSNKEKALLKVQTDVINESKSETSIGVNISIYDASKTLIASSLSQQKKVTSLNTVSFNKEINVEKPNLWSPESPNLYTVKVELIKNNSIIDEAETAFGIRSIKFDKNGFYLNGEKYNLRGTNRHQEYPYIGYALSDNAQYRDAYKIKQAGFNFVRLSHYPQSESFMNACDELGLLLMDAISGWQFFGDQPFQENCYEDIRQLVRRDRNHPSVILWEASLNESGMTKVFMDKAHAIVHEELPGEQVYTCGWMDYAYDVFIPARQHAKAPQYWKEYSEDKPLFIAEYGDWEYYAQNAGFNQAEYKNLKEEERTSRQLRGDSQKRLGQQALNYQESHNDNLYNLAAGDANWLMFDYNRGYAPDIESSGVMDIFRLPKFAYYFYSSQQALNIENPVLFIANYWNDPNYNNVKIYSNCDEIELWLNNKLVGKQLPDTDRNSTNLKHPPFTFKDVKYERGTLTAKGYVNGQLITESSRVTPGKPSKIEISFDESNKPLQANNNDVAFVYAKIVDKNGNYVPSAKNKITFEVEGNAKLIGDNPVVSEAGIASILLMVGSTSEAIKITAFSKELKIDSIIIKIKK
- a CDS encoding T9SS type A sorting domain-containing protein, with amino-acid sequence MKKTLLALTLSIISISSLMAQSVAVTSLNTNPAEVNSDFIVNIEYSTTNVNDIIYIALELKNSDGNWAATIVEAFVNPVGTSGTDVATSSVITIPSSTTPSADLTGGQYYELKVELNAEGWAGWLAGDYPAMTLVAEGTLSVKENQINQLRVYPNPATKHITIQKSNDKIETITLINLLGESVYSIYKANTNSIDVSNLPSGMYILSVNSGIKVKQTKFVKL